Proteins encoded in a region of the Mycolicibacterium duvalii genome:
- a CDS encoding APC family permease, producing MALVSKLSTVARRLVLGRPFRSDRLSHTLLPKRIALPVFASDALSSVAYAPEEIFLVLSVAGLAAYSMAPWIGLAVAAVMLIVIASYRQNVHAYPSGGGDYEVVTTNLGPTAGLTVASALLIDYVLTVAVSMSSAMSNIGSAVPFIGEHKVWFAVVAIVVLASLNMRGIRESGRAFAIPTYAFMIGMFAMLGWGFFQIYGLGHELRAESADFEMHAEHGDVLGIALVFLVARAFSSGSAALTGVEAISNGVPAFQKPKSRNAATTLLLLGVIAITLFMGMIMLAKATGVQIAERPLEQLDGAPEDYRQRTLIAQLADAVFHDFPVGLFLIAGVTALILMLAANTAFNGFPVLGSILAQDRFLPRQLHTRGDRLAFSNGILFLAFGAIAFVVAFQAEVTALIQLYIVGVFVSFTLSQIGMVRHWSRLLRIENDAAMRSRMMRSRLINTIGFLCTGSVLIIVVVTKFVAGAWITILAMGALFGMMKLIHRHYAAVSRELEFRAEETEDVVLPSRNHAIVLVSNVHLPTLRALAYARATRPDTLEAITVSVDDAETRQLVHKWENSDISVPLKVVASPYREITRPVLDYVKRVSKESPRTVVTVFIPEYVVGHWWEQVLHNQSALRLKGRLLFEPNVMVTSVPWQLSSSERLKKLGPQSAPGDARRGFLD from the coding sequence TTGGCACTCGTGTCCAAGCTTTCGACCGTCGCGCGTCGGCTCGTCCTCGGCAGGCCGTTCCGCAGCGACCGGCTGTCGCACACCCTGCTGCCCAAGCGCATCGCGCTGCCCGTGTTTGCCTCCGACGCGCTGTCGTCGGTGGCCTACGCCCCCGAGGAGATCTTCCTGGTCCTCTCGGTGGCGGGGCTGGCGGCCTACTCGATGGCGCCGTGGATCGGGCTCGCGGTCGCCGCGGTCATGCTCATCGTGATCGCCAGCTACCGGCAGAACGTGCACGCCTACCCGTCGGGGGGCGGCGACTACGAGGTCGTCACCACCAACCTCGGGCCGACCGCCGGGTTGACCGTCGCCAGCGCGCTGCTCATCGACTACGTGCTGACGGTGGCGGTGTCGATGTCTTCGGCGATGTCGAACATCGGCTCGGCGGTGCCGTTCATCGGCGAGCACAAGGTCTGGTTCGCCGTGGTGGCGATCGTGGTGCTGGCCTCGTTGAACATGCGCGGCATCCGCGAGTCCGGCCGGGCGTTCGCCATCCCGACCTACGCCTTCATGATCGGCATGTTCGCCATGCTCGGCTGGGGGTTCTTCCAGATCTACGGGCTGGGCCACGAGTTGCGGGCCGAGTCGGCCGACTTCGAGATGCATGCCGAGCACGGCGACGTCCTCGGAATCGCGCTGGTCTTCCTCGTCGCCCGGGCGTTCTCGTCGGGCAGTGCGGCCCTGACCGGTGTGGAGGCGATCAGCAACGGGGTGCCCGCGTTCCAGAAGCCCAAGTCGCGCAACGCCGCGACCACGCTGCTGCTGCTCGGCGTCATCGCGATCACGCTGTTCATGGGCATGATCATGTTGGCCAAGGCCACCGGAGTGCAGATCGCCGAGCGGCCCCTCGAACAGCTGGACGGCGCGCCCGAAGACTATCGGCAGCGGACGCTGATCGCTCAACTCGCCGACGCGGTGTTCCACGACTTCCCGGTCGGACTGTTCCTGATCGCCGGGGTCACCGCGCTGATCCTGATGCTCGCCGCGAACACCGCGTTCAACGGCTTCCCGGTGCTCGGTTCGATCCTGGCGCAGGACCGCTTCCTGCCGCGTCAGCTGCACACCCGCGGCGACCGGCTGGCGTTCTCCAACGGCATCCTGTTCCTGGCCTTCGGGGCGATCGCGTTCGTCGTGGCATTCCAGGCCGAGGTCACCGCCCTGATCCAGCTCTACATCGTCGGGGTCTTCGTGTCGTTCACGCTGAGCCAGATCGGTATGGTGCGGCACTGGTCACGACTGCTGCGCATCGAAAACGATGCCGCGATGCGCAGCCGGATGATGCGGTCGCGGTTGATCAACACCATCGGCTTCCTGTGTACCGGCTCAGTGCTGATCATCGTCGTCGTCACGAAATTCGTCGCGGGCGCGTGGATCACGATCCTGGCGATGGGCGCACTCTTCGGCATGATGAAGCTGATCCACCGGCACTACGCGGCGGTCAGCCGCGAGCTCGAGTTCCGCGCCGAAGAAACCGAAGACGTCGTGCTGCCCAGCCGCAATCACGCGATCGTGCTGGTGTCCAACGTGCACCTGCCCACGCTGCGGGCGCTGGCCTATGCGCGCGCGACCCGGCCGGACACGCTCGAGGCCATCACGGTCAGTGTGGACGACGCCGAAACCAGGCAGCTGGTGCACAAATGGGAGAACAGCGACATCAGCGTGCCGCTGAAGGTGGTGGCCTCGCCGTACCGCGAGATCACCCGCCCGGTACTCGATTACGTCAAACGGGTCAGCAAGGAGTCCCCGCGTACGGTGGTCACCGTGTTCATCCCGGAGTACGTGGTCGGACACTGGTGGGAGCAGGTGCTGCACAACCAGAGTGCGTTGCGGCTCAAGGGCAGACTGCTGTTCGAGCCCAACGTGATGGTGACGTCGGTCCCCTGGCAGTTGTCCTCGTCGGAACGGCTGAAGAAGCTGGGTCCGCAGTCGGCGCCGGGGGACGCACGGAGAGGTTTCCTGGATTGA
- a CDS encoding potassium channel family protein, translating to MRVVVMGCGRVGASLADGLARIGHDVAVIDRDSTAFHRLSPDFSGERVLGMGFDRDVLVRAGIESASAFAAVSSGDNSNIISARVARETFGVQRVVARIYDAKRAAVYERLGIPTVATVPWTTDRLLNVLMRDTETTKWRDPSGNVGVTELALHEGWVGRRISDLEAATSGRVAFLIRFGGGLLPDAKTVVQSGDQVYLAAISGHIAEALAIAALPPSEDPEG from the coding sequence GTGCGCGTAGTGGTGATGGGGTGTGGCCGCGTCGGCGCGTCGCTGGCCGACGGTCTGGCCAGGATCGGTCACGACGTCGCGGTGATCGACAGGGACAGCACGGCCTTCCACCGGCTCTCCCCCGACTTCTCGGGTGAGCGCGTGCTGGGCATGGGTTTCGACCGCGACGTTCTGGTGCGTGCGGGCATCGAGAGCGCGTCCGCGTTCGCCGCAGTGTCCTCCGGCGACAACTCCAACATCATCTCCGCGCGGGTGGCCCGGGAGACGTTCGGCGTACAGCGCGTCGTGGCGCGCATCTACGACGCCAAACGCGCCGCGGTCTACGAGCGCCTTGGTATCCCGACGGTGGCCACGGTGCCATGGACCACCGACCGGTTGCTCAACGTGCTCATGCGTGACACCGAGACCACCAAATGGCGCGACCCCAGCGGCAACGTCGGGGTGACCGAACTGGCGCTGCACGAAGGATGGGTCGGTCGGCGCATCTCTGACCTGGAGGCGGCGACGTCGGGGCGGGTCGCGTTTCTGATCCGGTTCGGCGGGGGCCTGCTGCCCGACGCCAAGACCGTGGTGCAGTCCGGCGACCAGGTGTATCTGGCCGCGATCTCCGGGCACATCGCCGAGGCGCTGGCCATCGCGGCGCTGCCACCCAGCGAGGACCCGGAGGGCTAG
- a CDS encoding potassium channel family protein: MKVAIAGAGAVGRSIARELVDAHEVTLLERNPEHIDVTAIPAAHWRLGDACELSLLESVKLEQFDVVIAATGDDKANVVLSLLSKTEFAVPRVVARVNDPRNEWLFDEAWGVDVAVSTPRMLASLVEEAVSVGDLVRLMEFRKGQANLVEITLPDDTPWGGKPVKRLELPRDAALVTILRGARVIVPEADEPLEGGDELLFVAVTEVEDQLRAQLQRPPSR, encoded by the coding sequence ATGAAGGTCGCCATCGCCGGCGCGGGTGCCGTCGGCCGTTCGATCGCCCGGGAACTCGTCGACGCGCACGAGGTCACCCTGCTGGAGCGCAATCCCGAGCACATCGACGTCACGGCCATCCCCGCGGCGCACTGGCGGCTCGGCGACGCCTGCGAACTCAGCCTGCTGGAGTCGGTGAAGCTCGAGCAGTTCGACGTCGTGATCGCCGCCACCGGCGATGACAAGGCCAACGTCGTGCTCAGCCTGCTCTCCAAGACCGAGTTCGCGGTGCCCCGGGTCGTCGCCCGGGTCAACGACCCGCGCAACGAGTGGCTCTTCGACGAGGCCTGGGGCGTCGACGTCGCGGTCTCCACACCGCGCATGCTCGCGTCGTTGGTGGAGGAGGCGGTGTCCGTCGGTGACCTGGTGCGGCTCATGGAGTTCCGCAAAGGCCAGGCGAATCTGGTCGAGATCACGCTGCCGGACGACACGCCGTGGGGTGGCAAGCCGGTCAAACGACTGGAACTGCCACGCGATGCAGCACTGGTGACGATCCTGCGCGGAGCGCGGGTCATCGTGCCCGAAGCCGACGAACCACTCGAGGGCGGCGATGAGTTGTTGTTCGTCGCGGTCACCGAGGTCGAAGACCAGTTGCGCGCCCAGTTGCAGCGCCCACCGAGTCGGTGA
- a CDS encoding DUF3159 domain-containing protein produces the protein MSDPDTEPGTQSSPPRGAAVLEQMGGVSGLIYSSLPVVVFVPVSSAFGLMPAIGAAMGVATLILVWRLIRRESAQPAISGFFAVGISALIAYLVGASKGYFLLGIWTSLFWAVVFAVSVMIRKPIVGFIWGWVNAAARDWREVGAAVRAFDLATVVWVVVFASRFVVQRHLYDADQTGWLGVARIAMGWPLTAVAALVTYLAIRSAQRALREHRAVDDRAVGDDRPDEVVSEQD, from the coding sequence GTGAGCGACCCGGACACCGAGCCGGGCACGCAGAGCTCCCCGCCGCGAGGTGCGGCGGTTCTCGAGCAGATGGGCGGCGTCAGCGGCCTGATCTACTCGTCGCTGCCCGTGGTCGTCTTCGTACCCGTCTCGTCGGCGTTCGGTCTGATGCCCGCGATCGGCGCCGCGATGGGCGTGGCGACGCTGATCCTGGTCTGGCGGCTGATCCGGCGCGAGTCGGCGCAGCCGGCCATCTCCGGCTTCTTCGCCGTCGGAATCAGCGCACTGATCGCCTACCTGGTAGGCGCGTCCAAGGGCTACTTCCTGCTCGGCATCTGGACCTCGTTGTTCTGGGCGGTCGTCTTCGCCGTCTCGGTGATGATCCGCAAGCCGATCGTCGGGTTCATCTGGGGGTGGGTCAACGCCGCCGCCCGGGACTGGCGTGAGGTCGGCGCCGCGGTACGCGCGTTCGACTTGGCGACCGTGGTGTGGGTGGTGGTGTTCGCGTCGCGGTTCGTGGTGCAGCGGCACCTCTACGACGCCGATCAGACGGGCTGGCTGGGTGTCGCGCGGATCGCGATGGGGTGGCCGCTGACCGCGGTGGCGGCGCTGGTGACCTACCTGGCCATCCGGTCCGCCCAGCGGGCGCTGCGCGAGCACCGCGCCGTCGACGACCGGGCCGTCGGCGATGACCGGCCCGACGAAGTGGTCAGCGAACAGGACTGA
- a CDS encoding OB-fold nucleic acid binding domain-containing protein, whose amino-acid sequence MATAEGYLRRLTRRLTEDPEQLDVEELSEDVAHTGAQKAIDCQRGQEVTMIGTLRSVECNGKSCAGGVKAELFDGTDSVTLVWLGQRRIPGIESGRTLKVHGRVGKLDNGAKAIYNPHYEIQK is encoded by the coding sequence ATGGCCACGGCCGAGGGTTACCTGCGACGGCTCACCCGCCGGTTGACCGAGGACCCGGAACAACTCGACGTCGAGGAGCTGTCCGAGGACGTCGCCCACACCGGCGCGCAGAAGGCGATCGATTGCCAGCGCGGCCAGGAGGTGACGATGATCGGCACGCTGCGCAGCGTGGAGTGCAACGGCAAGAGCTGCGCCGGTGGCGTCAAGGCCGAGCTGTTCGACGGCACCGACTCGGTGACGCTGGTCTGGCTCGGCCAGCGCCGCATCCCGGGCATCGAATCCGGACGGACACTGAAGGTGCACGGCCGGGTGGGCAAGCTCGACAACGGCGCCAAGGCGATCTACAACCCGCACTACGAGATTCAGAAGTGA
- a CDS encoding alpha/beta fold hydrolase, with product MAVDLRGVTTVLLPGTGSDDDFVDRAFRTPLRAAGAHVVTPKPQPHRLIAGYLDALAHAAARSGPIAVGGVSIGGAVALAWALANPTRAVAVLAALPAWTGAPEPAPAAQAARYSAQALRRDGLAATTAQMRASSPRWLADDLTRSWAAQWPALPDAMDEAAGYTAPTAAELHGLGVPLAVVSASDDAVHPLRVGVEWVTAAPHAALRTVTLQQIGDDPAILGVQCLAALAEADGGDAA from the coding sequence ATGGCGGTCGATCTGCGCGGTGTCACCACCGTTCTTCTCCCCGGCACCGGCTCCGATGACGACTTCGTGGACCGGGCCTTCCGGACTCCTCTCCGGGCCGCCGGCGCGCACGTGGTGACGCCCAAACCGCAGCCGCACCGGCTGATCGCCGGGTACCTCGACGCGCTGGCGCATGCGGCGGCGCGGTCGGGACCGATCGCGGTGGGCGGGGTGTCGATCGGCGGCGCGGTCGCGCTGGCGTGGGCACTGGCCAATCCGACGCGGGCCGTCGCGGTGCTGGCGGCGCTGCCGGCGTGGACCGGCGCACCGGAGCCCGCCCCCGCCGCACAGGCGGCGCGCTATTCGGCCCAGGCGCTGCGCCGCGACGGACTGGCCGCCACCACCGCGCAGATGCGGGCCTCGAGCCCGCGGTGGTTGGCCGACGACCTCACCCGGTCGTGGGCCGCGCAGTGGCCCGCATTGCCCGACGCGATGGACGAGGCCGCCGGCTACACCGCCCCCACCGCCGCAGAGCTGCACGGTCTCGGCGTGCCCCTGGCGGTGGTGTCGGCCAGCGATGACGCGGTGCACCCGCTGCGGGTCGGGGTCGAGTGGGTGACGGCGGCTCCGCACGCGGCGCTGCGCACCGTGACGCTCCAGCAGATCGGCGACGATCCGGCGATCCTGGGGGTGCAGTGCCTGGCGGCCCTGGCCGAGGCCGACGGCGGCGACGCGGCCTGA
- a CDS encoding DUF3710 domain-containing protein, with the protein MAALKRHRDGDDGAPTAQEEAGEELEGPFDIDDFDDPAVAAVARLDLGSVLIPMPEGGQVQVELSESGVPSAIWVVTPNGRFTIAAYAAPKSSGLWREVAAELAESLRKDVSRVSIEDGPWGREVVGTAGDGSTVVRFIGVDGYRWMVRCVVNGPADHIGKLSEQARNALADTVVRRGDTPLPVRTPLTVQLPEPMAAQLAAAQEQAAAQQAQAAGQPVPPPQEQQPPQPAARQGTLGSAMQQLRTSMGG; encoded by the coding sequence ATGGCAGCACTGAAACGACATCGCGACGGGGATGACGGCGCGCCGACGGCCCAGGAAGAGGCGGGCGAGGAGCTCGAAGGCCCGTTCGACATCGACGACTTCGACGACCCGGCGGTCGCCGCGGTGGCCCGCCTGGATCTGGGGTCGGTACTGATCCCGATGCCCGAGGGCGGCCAGGTTCAGGTGGAGCTGAGCGAGAGCGGCGTGCCCAGCGCGATCTGGGTGGTCACCCCGAACGGGCGGTTCACCATCGCGGCCTACGCGGCGCCCAAGTCGAGCGGGCTGTGGCGGGAAGTGGCCGCTGAACTGGCCGAGTCGCTGCGCAAGGACGTGTCGCGGGTCAGCATCGAGGACGGCCCGTGGGGCCGGGAGGTCGTGGGCACCGCCGGAGACGGTTCGACGGTCGTCCGCTTCATCGGGGTCGACGGGTACCGCTGGATGGTTCGCTGCGTGGTCAACGGACCCGCCGACCATATCGGCAAGCTCAGCGAACAGGCGCGAAATGCACTGGCCGACACCGTCGTTCGTCGTGGCGATACGCCGTTGCCGGTGCGCACCCCGCTGACCGTGCAACTGCCCGAGCCGATGGCCGCGCAACTGGCCGCGGCGCAGGAGCAGGCCGCCGCGCAGCAGGCGCAGGCCGCCGGTCAGCCTGTGCCGCCGCCCCAGGAGCAACAGCCGCCTCAGCCGGCTGCCCGCCAGGGCACGCTGGGGTCGGCGATGCAGCAGTTGCGCACCAGCATGGGCGGCTGA
- the dut gene encoding dUTP diphosphatase, with the protein MSTSLAVVRLDRGLPLPSRAHDGDAGVDLFSAEDVELAPGARALVSTGIAVAIPHGMVGLVHPRSGLAARAGLSIVNSPGTIDAGYRGEVKVSLINLDPVTPITIRRGDRIAQLLVQRVELPELVEVTSFDEAGLSGTTRGDGGHGSSGGHASL; encoded by the coding sequence GTGTCCACCTCTCTCGCGGTTGTTCGGCTGGATCGCGGCTTGCCGCTGCCCAGTCGTGCGCACGACGGTGATGCCGGCGTCGATCTGTTCAGCGCCGAAGACGTCGAGCTGGCGCCCGGGGCGCGGGCGCTGGTGTCGACCGGAATCGCTGTGGCGATACCGCATGGCATGGTCGGTCTCGTGCACCCCCGGTCCGGATTGGCTGCGCGCGCGGGTCTTTCGATCGTGAACAGTCCAGGCACCATCGACGCCGGTTACCGGGGTGAGGTCAAGGTGTCGTTGATCAACCTGGATCCGGTCACCCCGATCACGATCCGGCGCGGGGATCGCATCGCCCAGCTGCTGGTGCAGCGCGTAGAGCTGCCCGAGCTGGTCGAGGTGACATCGTTCGACGAGGCGGGGTTGTCCGGTACCACGCGCGGCGACGGTGGTCACGGGTCATCAGGGGGACACGCGAGCCTGTGA
- a CDS encoding DUF3093 domain-containing protein produces the protein MSDTRATTQSLRYRERLRVPWWWWPPAMGVAALIAVVFQRGLPALPDWVPFVVLWAVTAVVLLRLGRLDVRVVETAGQTQLWVGDAHLPASVMARTAEVPTTAKSAALGRQLDPAAYVVHRPWVGPMVLVVLDDPEDPTPYWLISTRRPDRVLAALK, from the coding sequence GTGTCCGACACGCGCGCCACGACGCAATCGCTGCGCTACCGCGAGCGCCTGCGCGTTCCCTGGTGGTGGTGGCCGCCCGCGATGGGTGTGGCCGCCTTGATCGCGGTGGTGTTCCAGCGGGGCCTTCCCGCCCTGCCCGACTGGGTGCCCTTCGTCGTGCTGTGGGCGGTGACCGCTGTGGTCCTGCTGCGGCTGGGGCGCCTCGACGTGCGTGTCGTCGAAACCGCCGGCCAGACCCAGCTGTGGGTGGGCGACGCGCATCTGCCGGCATCGGTGATGGCCCGCACAGCCGAGGTGCCCACGACCGCCAAGTCCGCGGCGTTGGGCCGGCAGCTGGATCCGGCCGCCTACGTGGTGCACCGCCCGTGGGTGGGCCCGATGGTCCTGGTGGTGCTCGACGACCCCGAGGACCCCACCCCGTACTGGCTCATCAGCACCAGACGGCCGGACCGGGTGCTGGCGGCGCTGAAGTAG
- a CDS encoding DUF4193 domain-containing protein has product MATDYDAPRRTETDDVSEDSLEELKARRNEAQSAVVDVDESETAESFELPGADLSGEELSVRVIPKQADEFTCSSCFLVHHRSRLASEKNGMMICSDCAA; this is encoded by the coding sequence ATGGCTACCGATTACGACGCCCCACGGCGCACCGAGACCGATGACGTTTCCGAGGATTCCCTCGAGGAACTGAAAGCGCGGCGCAACGAAGCTCAGTCGGCTGTCGTTGACGTCGACGAATCCGAGACGGCCGAATCCTTCGAGCTGCCCGGTGCCGATCTCTCCGGCGAGGAGCTCTCGGTGCGGGTGATTCCGAAACAGGCCGACGAATTCACCTGTTCGAGCTGCTTCCTGGTGCATCACCGCAGCCGGCTGGCCAGCGAGAAGAACGGGATGATGATCTGCTCGGATTGCGCGGCCTGA
- the cei gene encoding envelope integrity protein Cei, which translates to MVAQITAGTAFDKHGRPFRRRNFMPAAVLFAVLAVITVLVWVIALSRPADVREAAACNPPPAPAEPNAEMPQLEPVSRQAMTDVMPAKLADTRIRVLNASGQGGQAAEVAGALRDLGFAEPEAANDPLYATARLQCQGQIRFGPAGQAAAAAVWLVAPCTELYRDQRTDDSVDLAIGTDFEELTRSDDIEAVLASLLPDATQPADPSLLSKIHTGTC; encoded by the coding sequence GTGGTCGCGCAAATCACCGCCGGGACGGCGTTCGACAAACACGGCCGGCCGTTCCGTCGCCGCAACTTCATGCCCGCAGCGGTGCTGTTCGCCGTGCTCGCGGTCATCACGGTGCTGGTGTGGGTGATCGCCCTGTCCCGGCCCGCCGACGTCCGGGAAGCCGCGGCCTGCAATCCGCCCCCGGCCCCCGCCGAGCCCAACGCCGAGATGCCCCAACTGGAACCGGTGTCCCGCCAGGCGATGACCGACGTGATGCCGGCCAAACTCGCCGACACCAGGATCCGGGTGCTCAACGCCAGTGGGCAGGGCGGTCAGGCGGCCGAGGTGGCAGGCGCCCTGCGCGATCTGGGGTTCGCCGAACCCGAGGCGGCCAACGATCCCCTCTACGCGACCGCGCGGCTGCAGTGCCAGGGCCAGATCCGGTTCGGCCCGGCCGGGCAGGCCGCGGCCGCCGCGGTCTGGCTGGTGGCCCCGTGCACCGAGCTCTACCGGGACCAGCGCACCGACGACTCGGTCGATCTGGCCATCGGCACCGACTTCGAAGAGCTGACCCGCAGCGACGACATCGAAGCCGTGCTGGCCAGTCTGCTGCCCGACGCAACCCAGCCCGCGGACCCGTCGCTGCTGAGCAAGATCCACACCGGCACCTGCTGA
- a CDS encoding inositol monophosphatase family protein: MTPLDSRPDLLRDVAEQLATEAAQFVLRRRQEVFGDDVRPASRAADAVRTKSTPTDPVTVVDTETERLLRTRINELRPGERILGEEEGGPAGGDGELTWVLDPIDGTVNFLYGIEAYAVSVGVQRDGLSVAGAVADVAGGAIYSAAAGRGARVRRRGISTTLRCSRADDLATALIGTGFSYERARRERQGRVVAELLPSVRDLRRIGSCALDLCMVAAGRLDGYYEDGVQRWDWAAGALIAAEAGARLRLPSDPTGSGLVVAAGPGISADLHALLQRCGVTDTA; encoded by the coding sequence ATGACCCCTCTGGACAGCCGACCGGATCTCTTGCGCGACGTGGCCGAGCAGTTGGCCACGGAGGCGGCTCAATTCGTCCTGCGGCGGCGTCAGGAGGTATTCGGCGACGATGTCCGACCGGCCTCCCGGGCAGCTGACGCCGTCCGCACGAAGAGCACGCCCACCGATCCGGTGACCGTCGTCGACACCGAGACCGAGCGGCTGCTGCGGACACGGATCAACGAACTCCGACCGGGGGAGCGGATTCTCGGCGAGGAGGAGGGCGGACCCGCGGGCGGCGACGGCGAACTGACGTGGGTGCTCGACCCCATCGACGGCACCGTGAACTTCCTCTACGGGATCGAGGCCTACGCGGTGTCGGTCGGCGTGCAGCGCGACGGCCTGTCGGTGGCCGGGGCGGTGGCCGACGTGGCCGGCGGCGCCATCTACTCCGCCGCGGCGGGCCGCGGTGCCCGGGTGCGCCGGCGCGGGATCAGCACCACCCTGCGGTGCAGCCGCGCCGATGACCTGGCGACCGCGCTGATCGGGACCGGTTTCTCGTATGAGCGTGCGCGTCGCGAGCGCCAGGGGCGCGTCGTCGCCGAACTGCTGCCGTCGGTGCGTGATCTGCGCCGGATCGGTTCGTGCGCGCTGGATCTGTGCATGGTCGCGGCGGGCCGGCTCGACGGCTACTACGAGGACGGCGTGCAGCGCTGGGACTGGGCCGCCGGCGCCTTGATCGCCGCGGAGGCCGGCGCCCGGCTGCGGCTGCCGTCCGACCCGACCGGTTCCGGTCTGGTGGTGGCCGCCGGGCCGGGCATCAGCGCCGACCTCCACGCTCTGCTGCAGCGGTGCGGCGTGACCGACACCGCGTGA
- the ppgK gene encoding polyphosphate--glucose phosphotransferase — MGATGSAPRRGFGIDVGGSGVKGGIVDLDTGSLIGDRYKLLTPQPATPEAVAATIAEVVEHFGWDGPLGVTYPGVVADGIVRTAANVDKAWIGCHAAQVIGDALPGQRVTVLNDADAAGLAEERYGAGRGHTGVIVLLTFGTGIGSAVIHNGALLPNTEFGHLEVGGKEAEHRAASSVKEAQGWSYERWTKEVTRVLVAIENAIWPDLFIAGGGISRKADKWIPLLQNRTPVVAAALRNSAGIVGAAMAAEADVTATAR; from the coding sequence ATGGGGGCGACAGGGTCGGCACCGCGCCGCGGGTTCGGGATCGACGTCGGCGGCAGCGGGGTCAAGGGCGGGATCGTCGACCTCGACACCGGGTCGTTGATCGGTGACCGGTACAAGCTGCTGACCCCGCAACCGGCCACTCCCGAGGCGGTCGCGGCCACCATCGCCGAGGTGGTCGAGCACTTCGGGTGGGACGGGCCGCTCGGGGTCACCTACCCCGGAGTGGTGGCCGACGGGATCGTGCGCACCGCCGCCAATGTCGACAAGGCCTGGATCGGCTGCCACGCCGCACAGGTGATCGGGGATGCACTGCCGGGCCAGCGCGTCACCGTGCTCAACGATGCCGACGCCGCCGGTCTCGCCGAGGAGCGCTACGGCGCCGGGCGCGGCCACACCGGCGTCATCGTGCTGCTCACCTTCGGCACCGGGATCGGCTCGGCGGTCATCCACAACGGCGCCCTGCTGCCCAACACCGAGTTCGGCCACCTCGAGGTGGGCGGCAAGGAGGCCGAGCACCGCGCGGCCAGCTCGGTCAAGGAAGCGCAGGGCTGGTCCTACGAGCGGTGGACCAAAGAGGTCACCCGGGTGCTGGTGGCCATCGAGAACGCGATCTGGCCAGATCTGTTCATCGCCGGCGGAGGCATCAGCCGCAAGGCCGACAAGTGGATCCCGCTGCTGCAGAACCGCACGCCGGTGGTCGCCGCGGCGCTGCGGAACAGCGCCGGCATCGTCGGCGCTGCGATGGCCGCGGAGGCCGACGTCACCGCTACTGCGCGGTAA